Proteins encoded within one genomic window of Bacteroidota bacterium:
- a CDS encoding outer membrane beta-barrel protein: MKYLLKLKFIILSVALIFGGLINAQEVINESELDKRKIMIDDTVTAEELKKAMKQAKEESDKVIREETEKLKQELKLIEEKEAKGEITGEQAIEEKQRAAEEASKKINEAGKNIEEQANIMLQVHEKELEEIEEIIEENQELLDKNYSDLERQAIILELKAEKLHNLSEELEEGKYDDDDDFYGIRISDDEDNIVISFSDKSKHKKYKHHKKRTRFKFDIDFGWDGLEDYKHIEGTAAEYPDFDMWPSMYFGFSFNGKTRMFKENSPLHIKYGLGLQWSNYRVKGDYILEKVNDQPMYVEDPFGRNLEVSRIRNLYMTAPVMLQLDFSKHRMDTGFKIGIGAYGGVRWYTWQTVKFKDADGDKNLITNRNKYYVNPFSYGLQAEIGYGAFSVVGKYELSPFFDVDNPYDYQVWNIGAKFSF; encoded by the coding sequence ATGAAATACCTATTAAAGCTAAAATTCATAATACTATCTGTTGCCCTGATATTTGGGGGATTGATAAATGCGCAGGAAGTAATTAACGAAAGTGAATTAGACAAGCGTAAAATAATGATTGATGACACTGTTACTGCCGAAGAACTAAAAAAGGCAATGAAACAGGCAAAAGAAGAAAGTGACAAAGTTATACGCGAAGAAACCGAAAAACTTAAACAGGAACTCAAACTTATTGAGGAAAAAGAAGCCAAAGGCGAAATAACCGGTGAGCAGGCTATCGAAGAAAAACAAAGAGCTGCCGAAGAAGCTTCAAAAAAGATAAATGAAGCCGGTAAAAATATTGAAGAACAGGCCAATATTATGCTTCAGGTACATGAAAAAGAACTCGAGGAGATAGAAGAAATAATAGAAGAAAATCAGGAACTTCTGGATAAAAACTATAGTGATCTGGAACGTCAGGCAATTATTCTGGAACTGAAAGCCGAGAAACTTCATAATCTTTCGGAAGAACTGGAAGAAGGAAAATACGATGATGATGATGATTTTTACGGTATTCGTATTTCGGACGATGAAGATAATATCGTTATTTCGTTTAGTGATAAATCTAAACACAAAAAATATAAACACCATAAAAAAAGAACGAGATTTAAATTCGATATTGATTTTGGATGGGATGGATTAGAAGACTATAAACATATTGAAGGTACAGCCGCTGAATATCCCGATTTTGATATGTGGCCTTCGATGTATTTTGGATTTTCTTTTAACGGAAAAACAAGAATGTTCAAAGAAAACAGTCCATTGCATATAAAATACGGACTGGGTTTACAGTGGAGTAATTACCGTGTAAAAGGAGATTATATATTAGAAAAAGTAAATGATCAACCAATGTATGTTGAAGATCCTTTTGGAAGAAACCTGGAAGTATCAAGAATAAGAAATCTGTATATGACAGCACCCGTAATGCTTCAGTTAGATTTTAGTAAACACCGTATGGACACAGGTTTTAAAATAGGTATTGGAGCTTATGGAGGTGTAAGATGGTATACCTGGCAAACGGTAAAATTTAAAGATGCCGATGGTGATAAAAACCTAATAACTAATAGAAACAAATACTATGTGAATCCGTTTAGCTATGGTCTGCAGGCCGAAATAGGATATGGTGCATTTAGTGTAGTTGGAAAATATGAGCTGTCACCATTCTTCGATGTTGACAATCCTTATGATTATCAGGTTTGGAATATAGGAGCCAAGTTTAGTTTTTAA
- a CDS encoding peroxiredoxin yields MGKKYSMPRIGDKAPNFKAKTTKGDIEFHDYATDKWVVMFSHPADFTPVCTTEMTGFAQRKSEFDALNTELIGLSIDSIHSHLAWVNNVKEKTGVYFDFPIIADLDMKVSKKYGMLQPNEHETAAVRAVFFIDPSKKIRLIMYYPLNVGRNMDEILRVLEGLQLSDEHKVALPLNWKKGDKVIVPPPANLDEMNERISNEAYEDKVDFYLMKKKI; encoded by the coding sequence ATGGGAAAAAAATATAGCATGCCTCGGATTGGAGATAAAGCTCCGAATTTTAAAGCAAAAACAACAAAGGGAGATATTGAATTTCATGATTACGCAACTGATAAATGGGTTGTAATGTTTTCGCATCCGGCTGATTTTACACCTGTTTGTACTACTGAAATGACTGGTTTTGCTCAGCGTAAGAGTGAATTTGATGCACTAAATACCGAACTTATCGGATTGAGTATTGACAGTATACATTCTCATTTGGCCTGGGTTAATAATGTAAAAGAGAAAACAGGAGTGTATTTCGATTTTCCGATTATTGCCGATCTGGATATGAAAGTTTCCAAAAAATATGGAATGCTTCAGCCAAATGAACATGAAACGGCAGCAGTAAGAGCTGTTTTCTTTATTGATCCGTCAAAGAAAATCAGATTAATAATGTACTACCCTCTTAATGTTGGAAGAAATATGGATGAAATTCTTAGAGTTCTTGAAGGTTTACAACTTTCTGATGAGCATAAAGTAGCGCTTCCTTTAAACTGGAAAAAAGGTGATAAGGTAATAGTTCCTCCTCCTGCAAATTTGGATGAAATGAATGAGAGAATTAGCAATGAAGCCTACGAAGATAAAGTTGACTTTTATCTGATGAAGAAAAAGATCTAA
- a CDS encoding lysylphosphatidylglycerol synthase transmembrane domain-containing protein: MNKKLISTIKYSLFFLIGIALIYLVFKDADPKQMLTDLQEADYKWIILSFVMGYAAYISRGYRWLQLIEAMGYKAKAINAINSVSITYFTNLALPRAGEVARATSLNQSEGIPVDKLLGTIVIERIIDMILLLSLIFLTVIVRYEDLINFFNTAISQKSGSSGEDSSFLLYFAITIVILIVVAVVLRNSIKKTTLYDKIRSFLLGIKEGIGTIKHMKNKGMFIAHTLFIWFMYYMMVYVVFFAMPETSNLTISDGLFIMAVGALGMVAPVPGGLGAYHGAVMIGLSLLGISTDTGRSFAIIVHSTQTMVALISGPIAIIMTSIVKQKRLNQNNLIKN, from the coding sequence ATGAATAAGAAACTAATAAGTACAATAAAGTATTCTCTTTTCTTCCTGATTGGGATAGCACTGATTTATCTTGTATTCAAAGATGCGGATCCCAAACAAATGCTCACCGACTTACAAGAAGCAGATTACAAATGGATTATACTTTCATTTGTAATGGGTTATGCAGCTTATATTTCACGCGGATACAGATGGCTTCAGCTAATTGAGGCTATGGGTTACAAGGCCAAAGCAATTAATGCTATTAATTCAGTTTCTATTACATATTTTACAAACCTGGCTTTACCAAGAGCAGGAGAAGTAGCCAGAGCAACTTCTTTAAATCAGTCGGAAGGAATTCCTGTAGACAAACTTTTAGGAACCATTGTTATAGAAAGAATAATTGACATGATTTTATTGTTGTCTTTAATTTTTTTAACAGTAATAGTAAGATATGAAGATCTTATAAATTTTTTCAATACAGCTATAAGTCAAAAAAGTGGTAGTTCAGGCGAAGATTCTTCATTTTTATTATACTTTGCCATTACAATAGTTATACTAATTGTAGTAGCTGTTGTACTTAGAAACAGTATAAAAAAAACAACTTTATACGATAAAATCAGATCTTTCTTATTAGGTATTAAAGAGGGAATAGGAACCATAAAACATATGAAAAATAAAGGTATGTTTATTGCTCATACATTATTTATATGGTTTATGTATTATATGATGGTATATGTTGTATTTTTTGCAATGCCCGAAACGAGTAATCTTACTATATCCGATGGATTATTTATTATGGCAGTTGGTGCCTTAGGTATGGTAGCTCCTGTTCCCGGAGGTTTAGGGGCTTATCACGGTGCGGTAATGATAGGATTAAGCTTATTGGGTATATCAACAGATACCGGTAGAAGTTTTGCAATAATTGTGCATTCAACTCAAACTATGGTTGCTTTAATTTCGGGACCAATAGCTATTATTATGACTTCAATTGTAAAACAAAAAAGATTAAATCAAAATAATTTAATTAAAAATTAG
- a CDS encoding ion transporter, whose translation MSTLKKKLFEVVFEADTKSGKVFDIVLLIAIILSLVLIMLSSVKEIEYNYHEILLYSEWILTIIFTVEYILRLLISPKPISYAKSFFGVIDLLSIMPTYIGIFLSGGHAFMVLRSLRLLRMFRIFKLSRYIHGGSIIIKALRASLPKISVFLFGVIMIVIIVGSFMYMIEGEENGFTSIPRGIYWAIVTLTTVGYGDISPQTDLGQFISSMVMIIGYSIIAVPTGIITSEISTHKKDDHYSTQVCPSCMSEDHDSNAIYCKKCGNKL comes from the coding sequence ATGTCAACTCTGAAAAAAAAGTTATTCGAAGTGGTATTTGAAGCAGATACAAAATCGGGTAAGGTTTTTGATATTGTTTTACTGATAGCCATTATATTAAGCTTAGTACTGATTATGTTATCCAGTGTTAAGGAAATAGAATATAATTATCACGAAATTCTGCTTTACTCTGAATGGATATTAACAATAATATTTACTGTAGAATATATTTTAAGATTATTAATTTCGCCTAAACCTATAAGTTATGCCAAAAGTTTTTTTGGTGTAATAGATTTATTATCAATAATGCCTACTTATATTGGAATATTTTTATCAGGAGGACACGCATTTATGGTATTAAGATCACTGCGGCTTCTGCGAATGTTCAGGATATTCAAACTGAGCAGATATATTCACGGAGGATCAATAATTATAAAAGCTCTGAGAGCTTCACTGCCAAAAATTAGCGTATTCCTTTTTGGTGTAATAATGATAGTTATTATAGTCGGATCGTTTATGTATATGATAGAAGGTGAAGAAAATGGCTTTACATCTATTCCACGTGGTATTTACTGGGCTATTGTAACGCTTACAACAGTAGGATACGGCGATATATCACCCCAAACAGATTTAGGACAGTTTATATCGAGTATGGTAATGATAATTGGTTATTCAATAATAGCGGTACCAACAGGAATTATTACCAGCGAGATTTCAACACACAAAAAAGATGATCATTATTCTACACAGGTTTGTCCGTCATGTATGAGTGAAGATCACGATTCTAACGCTATTTATTGTAAAAAATGCGGAAATAAACTGTAA
- the hflX gene encoding GTPase HflX, with protein sequence MIELNEIVYEKAVLIGIITNQQNDERSKEYLDELEFLATTAGAKVYGRITQKLQVPNPKTFLGSGKMDELKKFIEENEIDIAIFDDELSPAQLRNIEKIIEVKILDRTNLILDIFAQRAQTSYARTQVELAQYQYLLPRLTKMWTHLSKQKGGIGMKGPGETEIETDRRIVRDRITLLKKKLKTIDKQMEVQRKNRGKMVRVALVGYTNVGKSTVMNMLSKSDVFAENKLFATLDTTVRKVVIENLPFLLTDTVGFIRKLPTQLVESFKSTLDEVREADMLMHIVDISHKNFEEHIESVNKTLAEIKSNDKPTILIFNKIDNYTYVEKKEDDLTEHTKENYTLEEWKKTWMAKMGNKVIFISATEKENVDNLKKLMYNEIRKVHITRFPYNDFLYQNYEVEDE encoded by the coding sequence GTGATTGAATTAAACGAAATAGTATACGAAAAGGCTGTGTTGATTGGAATTATCACTAATCAGCAAAACGATGAGCGTTCGAAAGAATATCTCGATGAACTTGAATTTCTTGCGACTACTGCGGGTGCAAAAGTTTATGGTAGAATAACACAAAAACTTCAGGTACCAAATCCAAAAACCTTTTTGGGATCCGGAAAAATGGACGAACTAAAAAAGTTTATTGAAGAAAACGAAATTGATATTGCAATTTTCGATGATGAGTTATCTCCGGCACAATTGCGAAATATTGAGAAAATAATTGAAGTAAAAATTCTGGACAGAACTAATCTTATTTTGGATATTTTTGCTCAGAGAGCTCAAACATCTTACGCCAGAACACAGGTAGAACTTGCACAATATCAATATTTATTACCCCGATTAACAAAGATGTGGACCCACCTTTCGAAACAAAAAGGGGGAATTGGTATGAAAGGACCGGGTGAAACCGAAATAGAAACCGACCGTCGTATTGTTCGAGACCGTATTACACTGCTAAAAAAGAAGTTGAAAACTATCGACAAACAAATGGAAGTGCAACGAAAAAACCGTGGTAAAATGGTTAGAGTTGCTCTGGTAGGGTATACAAATGTTGGTAAATCAACTGTGATGAACATGTTGAGTAAATCTGATGTTTTTGCAGAAAATAAACTGTTTGCCACTTTAGATACTACTGTTCGTAAAGTTGTAATAGAAAATTTACCATTTTTACTAACCGATACTGTTGGATTTATCCGCAAACTGCCAACTCAACTGGTTGAATCTTTTAAATCGACTCTTGATGAGGTTAGAGAAGCAGATATGCTCATGCACATAGTTGATATATCGCACAAAAACTTCGAAGAACATATAGAGTCGGTTAATAAAACTTTAGCTGAAATAAAAAGTAATGATAAACCAACAATACTTATTTTCAACAAAATTGATAACTACACATACGTTGAAAAAAAGGAAGATGATTTAACAGAGCATACAAAAGAAAATTACACTCTGGAAGAGTGGAAAAAAACCTGGATGGCCAAAATGGGCAATAAGGTTATTTTTATTTCTGCTACCGAAAAAGAGAATGTTGATAATCTTAAAAAACTGATGTACAACGAAATTAGAAAAGTACATATTACACGTTTTCCGTATAACGACTTTTTGTATCAAAATTACGAGGTAGAAGACGAATAG
- a CDS encoding RNA polymerase sigma factor: protein MKLFRLDKYKNEDKLIEDCIAAIPQAQKYLFDKYAGIFLAVCLRYISDYQIAEDVLMESFMKIYSNLNKFNNKGSFEGWMRRIIVNESISYLRKNKSIHLSTDNIQLMDDETEIGESSENISADKLMNLINKLPDGYRTIFNLYAIEEYKHSEIAEMLNITESTSKSQLFKARSILKKEVKKLESVSDESVIVSISI, encoded by the coding sequence TTGAAACTTTTTCGACTGGATAAATATAAAAACGAAGACAAACTTATCGAAGACTGTATTGCTGCCATACCACAGGCTCAAAAATACCTTTTCGATAAATATGCGGGAATTTTTCTTGCTGTTTGTCTCAGATATATCAGCGATTATCAAATTGCAGAAGATGTATTGATGGAAAGCTTTATGAAAATATATTCCAATCTGAATAAATTCAATAATAAAGGAAGTTTCGAGGGATGGATGAGACGAATAATTGTTAATGAAAGTATTTCATATTTGAGAAAAAATAAAAGTATACATCTCTCAACTGACAATATTCAGTTAATGGATGATGAGACAGAAATTGGAGAATCATCAGAAAATATAAGTGCCGACAAACTTATGAATCTGATTAATAAATTACCGGACGGATATAGAACTATATTTAATCTGTATGCGATCGAAGAATACAAACACAGCGAAATTGCAGAGATGTTAAATATAACGGAAAGTACCTCTAAATCACAACTTTTTAAAGCGCGTAGTATATTAAAAAAAGAAGTGAAAAAATTAGAATCAGTATCTGACGAATCTGTAATTGTAAGTATTTCAATATAA
- a CDS encoding flavodoxin, which yields MENIVILYGSTTGNTEEVATKIQGEFGAEIAKVFNVTDVNLDDLKDFSNIILGTSTWGSGEMQDDFETFVEEFDNIDFSRKKVALFGLGDQDSHGDTFLNGLAELYNKLVEKNADVIGKTSCEGYEFEDSEAVIDGKFIGMAIDEDNQSDLTDERVKNWTVELKKQFL from the coding sequence ATGGAAAACATAGTTATATTATACGGATCAACCACCGGAAATACAGAAGAAGTAGCGACAAAAATACAAGGTGAATTTGGAGCCGAAATAGCAAAGGTTTTTAACGTAACTGATGTTAATCTAGATGATCTTAAAGATTTTTCAAATATTATTTTAGGAACTTCTACCTGGGGATCCGGTGAAATGCAGGATGATTTTGAGACTTTTGTTGAAGAGTTTGATAATATAGATTTCAGCAGAAAGAAAGTTGCTTTATTTGGTCTTGGGGATCAGGATTCACACGGTGATACTTTTTTGAATGGCCTTGCCGAGCTTTATAATAAATTAGTTGAAAAAAATGCAGATGTAATCGGTAAAACTTCGTGTGAAGGATATGAATTTGAAGATTCAGAAGCTGTGATTGACGGTAAATTTATTGGAATGGCTATTGATGAAGATAATCAAAGTGATTTGACAGATGAAAGGGTAAAGAATTGGACTGTAGAATTGAAGAAACAGTTTTTATAG
- a CDS encoding TrkA C-terminal domain-containing protein yields the protein MSINELLTEEYFILFVIMAIGIAIGKIKIKGIGLDLSAVIFVAMTVGWIYHFFGISFQFSEVINRFGLVLFIYTIGMQAGPSFFESFKSYGYKIFLLVSIILVSAALISYFLVSLLDIDKNLAVGLFTGAITSASGLAAASEVSSSPLVTIGYGIAFPVGIVTILVFVKFSNRIFKIDISAEENKIESEKKSKVSSILNRHFEVSNDNINNKSLKQIDVRKFTNCSVARIMRADGELVIPTDKVTLHCGDIIKAVGKTEDLEKVEILIGKVTDRKIPSYKNFESKWYVVTNKNVVSKTLRELNLMSNYNSTVTRIRRSGLDISPNADIKIRYGDKIMVSSPKGNSRAFKKMFGDKIKQLSETSFLPVALGIVLGVLLGSISFPLFGLDISLGLTGGVLIVSILTSYKGKTGPIIWNLTGPANHLLRHLGLLLFLIPIGLEIGSQISDTIDSFGYKLFAVSFFITLVPMVLAVAVAKYIFNMNFLVILGALSGGMNSTPGLTVAETVTDSEAPQIAYAAVYPFGLVLIIVIAQLMGMLI from the coding sequence ATGTCAATAAACGAACTTCTTACTGAAGAGTATTTCATTTTATTTGTAATAATGGCAATTGGAATTGCTATTGGAAAAATTAAAATAAAAGGAATAGGTCTGGATTTATCGGCGGTTATTTTTGTTGCAATGACTGTAGGATGGATTTATCATTTTTTTGGTATCAGCTTTCAATTTTCTGAAGTGATAAATCGCTTTGGATTAGTACTGTTTATTTATACGATAGGTATGCAGGCAGGACCTTCATTTTTCGAGTCATTCAAATCGTATGGTTATAAAATATTTTTATTGGTAAGTATAATATTAGTTTCGGCAGCTTTAATTTCATATTTTCTCGTCTCTCTGCTTGATATAGATAAAAATCTTGCCGTGGGATTATTTACCGGGGCTATTACCAGTGCGTCAGGATTAGCTGCAGCAAGCGAAGTATCTTCATCACCTCTTGTAACAATAGGTTACGGTATTGCCTTTCCGGTAGGAATAGTAACTATTTTAGTATTTGTAAAGTTCAGTAACAGAATATTTAAAATAGATATTAGTGCTGAGGAAAATAAAATTGAAAGTGAAAAAAAATCTAAAGTTTCTTCTATTTTAAACCGACATTTTGAAGTTTCTAACGATAATATTAATAATAAATCCTTAAAACAGATCGATGTAAGAAAATTTACAAATTGTTCTGTTGCAAGGATTATGCGTGCCGATGGCGAACTTGTTATACCAACAGATAAAGTTACTTTACATTGTGGTGATATTATTAAAGCGGTTGGTAAAACAGAAGATCTTGAGAAAGTGGAAATACTTATCGGGAAAGTTACCGATCGAAAAATACCGAGTTACAAAAATTTTGAATCAAAATGGTACGTCGTAACTAATAAAAATGTTGTTTCTAAGACTCTAAGAGAATTGAATTTGATGTCTAATTACAACTCTACCGTAACAAGAATAAGAAGGTCAGGTTTAGATATATCACCAAATGCCGATATTAAAATCCGTTATGGTGATAAAATTATGGTATCATCGCCTAAAGGAAACTCCAGAGCCTTTAAAAAGATGTTTGGAGATAAAATTAAACAGTTGTCGGAAACAAGTTTTTTACCTGTTGCACTTGGTATAGTACTGGGAGTATTACTTGGAAGTATTTCTTTTCCATTATTCGGACTGGATATAAGTTTAGGTTTAACGGGTGGAGTACTTATTGTTTCTATATTGACCAGTTACAAGGGGAAAACGGGTCCGATTATTTGGAATTTAACAGGTCCGGCAAATCATCTGTTAAGGCATTTGGGGCTGTTACTTTTCCTTATTCCAATAGGTTTGGAAATTGGAAGTCAAATATCTGATACAATTGATTCTTTTGGATATAAATTATTTGCAGTAAGCTTTTTTATAACCTTAGTTCCTATGGTTCTTGCAGTAGCTGTAGCCAAATATATTTTTAATATGAATTTTCTGGTTATTTTAGGAGCTTTATCAGGAGGGATGAACTCTACACCCGGACTTACAGTAGCTGAAACAGTTACAGACAGTGAGGCTCCACAAATTGCATATGCTGCGGTATATCCTTTTGGATTGGTTTTGATAATTGTTATAGCACAGTTAATGGGGATGTTGATATAG
- a CDS encoding aspartate:alanine exchanger family transporter, whose protein sequence is MEILKELITTDYFVLFLIIGLGITIGKIKYKGIYFDLSAVIFVAIFFGFLYNSYGIEFNLPPIIQSIGLVLFIYTIGMQAGPSFFNAFREQGIKLIALAGITVISGALVAISISFIYDIDMAMMTGLLTGALTSTPGLAAAIEASHSSLASIGYGIAYPFGVLGVILFMKLSPKIFKIDISAEEESFKKSSESNTPPISNRNFIVSNENVNGKTIRELNIRFMTKANISRIMKPDEESVNPTPETVLQTGDMIKAVGTEDALKRVEVLIGHRTENKIPRSGLYEIKWYVVSNKDVVNKSISVLNLLENYNATITRIRRSSIDLSPRPSTKIRYGDKILISSTKGNVSAITDLMGDSLKRVGETSFLPVAFGIVLGVFIGGITFPLGGLHFKLGLTGGVLLTSLLLSWKGKTGPIIWNLSGPANQILRQFGLLMFLTPVGLKAGENLISAIDQNGMILFVYGALITIIPMIISIIFGKYLLKLNFLSILGALSGGMTSTPGLSATDSLTESDAPQIAYAAVYPFALVLIIVVAEIMGIL, encoded by the coding sequence ATGGAAATTTTAAAAGAACTTATCACTACAGACTATTTCGTACTTTTTTTAATAATCGGTCTGGGGATAACAATTGGTAAGATTAAATATAAAGGAATATATTTTGATCTGTCAGCTGTTATTTTTGTTGCAATATTTTTTGGGTTTTTGTACAATAGTTATGGTATAGAATTTAATTTACCTCCAATTATTCAAAGCATTGGATTAGTATTGTTTATTTATACAATAGGTATGCAGGCAGGACCTTCGTTTTTCAACGCTTTTCGCGAACAGGGAATTAAATTGATTGCTCTTGCCGGAATTACTGTAATAAGCGGAGCACTTGTGGCTATATCAATTTCATTCATCTATGATATTGATATGGCAATGATGACCGGTTTATTAACCGGAGCACTTACTTCAACACCGGGTTTAGCAGCGGCGATAGAAGCTTCACATTCGTCGTTAGCATCAATTGGTTATGGTATAGCATATCCTTTTGGAGTACTTGGAGTAATACTGTTTATGAAACTCAGTCCTAAAATATTTAAGATTGATATATCTGCAGAAGAAGAAAGTTTTAAGAAAAGTTCAGAATCTAATACACCTCCTATTTCAAATAGAAATTTCATTGTTTCAAACGAAAATGTAAACGGAAAAACTATACGGGAACTCAATATCAGATTTATGACTAAGGCTAATATTTCAAGAATAATGAAGCCTGATGAAGAATCTGTAAATCCAACTCCTGAAACAGTATTACAAACTGGCGATATGATTAAAGCTGTAGGTACTGAAGATGCTTTAAAAAGGGTAGAGGTATTAATTGGACACAGAACCGAAAATAAAATTCCGCGTAGTGGTTTGTACGAAATAAAATGGTACGTAGTCAGTAATAAAGATGTTGTTAATAAATCAATATCTGTATTAAATCTTCTTGAAAACTACAATGCAACAATAACCAGAATAAGAAGGTCTAGTATTGATTTATCGCCACGTCCGAGTACTAAAATACGTTATGGTGATAAAATTCTAATTTCGAGTACTAAAGGAAATGTTTCTGCTATTACTGATTTGATGGGTGATAGTTTGAAGAGAGTAGGGGAAACAAGTTTTTTACCTGTTGCTTTTGGTATTGTTTTGGGAGTTTTTATTGGTGGAATAACTTTTCCTTTAGGGGGATTACATTTTAAATTAGGTTTGACCGGAGGAGTTTTACTAACTTCTCTTTTACTGAGCTGGAAAGGAAAAACCGGTCCTATAATTTGGAATTTATCCGGTCCGGCAAATCAAATATTACGTCAATTTGGATTATTGATGTTCTTAACACCTGTAGGTTTAAAAGCTGGAGAAAACCTTATTTCGGCTATAGACCAAAATGGTATGATATTATTTGTTTACGGTGCACTTATTACTATTATTCCTATGATAATTTCAATTATTTTTGGCAAATATTTACTAAAATTGAATTTTCTATCTATTTTAGGAGCTTTATCGGGCGGAATGACCTCAACACCCGGATTAAGTGCTACAGACTCTTTAACAGAATCTGATGCACCTCAAATTGCCTATGCAGCAGTATATCCTTTTGCGTTGGTGTTGATAATTGTGGTTGCCGAAATAATGGGAATATTGTAA